The following coding sequences lie in one Myxococcus xanthus genomic window:
- a CDS encoding helicase-related protein produces MNRLEQYLAAVEADLVGPACEPDERLEKARPSDRYLTGILFPEQTEDLSAETSAEEDDDRDETTDDDLGLDIPVAMNAMRRPASLGISFCIRGNRIRLEATAARYVRRWLLAGQVVREDQGRSKECWIREPLSFSRDLELQEGLSQVEAITGLCWWVRVLGLGSNVHQVTVVLQNTHESVGGRVEMEEMSFFQTRFEARAGSGAELLPRHPSRRWLDDDGRASALIYRKMEEWAVGHTCAATWGEDERGRFVAATWLPRQHVPSTSADGHERFARVSTAVTGSSSGAFQAEALASADPERLQALLSVVPRAYREWIQEQRERLGELSLEEETQAQVHLTRADEIAGRIKAGIACLDEDDNARRAFQLAHRAMLIQRRWGSSNPKLALEWRPFQLAFQLLGIPGLVHPAAEDGAPSRERQIMDLLWFPTGGGKTEAYLGLIAFLLLFRRLREGGEPDRGAGVAAIMRYTLRLLTVQQFERASRMVLACEHLRREAHRGGDASLGETPFSIGLWVGGDATPNLIQTARESEYEARKARQLTRCPACQNPGLVWDSRRQGDYIVECRATGCPLSGAPLPVHTIDEVIYQQSPSLLIGTVDKFAQIVRKQQTRQLFSAASIPPELILQDELHLISGPLGTVVGLYEAAIDQICSRDGIPPKVVGSTATIRRAEEQVRGLFNREVSQFPPPAIDWDDSCFAVRDTKAAGRLYVGVSTAGRSPKFSLQAVCAALLQRAAPEEGIFPTDAERDPYWTLLAYFNSMRELGGAHVMMLDDVNDSMTVYARSHGCNTRERIEEPLELTSRVPSSEIPDTLARLEKSLPRQDVSVVLATNMISVGVDIPRLGLMVINGQPKSMAEYIQASSRVGRGNIPGLIVTVYNAGRARDRSHYEAFRTWHQSLYREVEATSVTPFAPRARDKALHAALVALARHLVPGMGNDAELTAERREELEPYAQALYERADACDPYEAEETWEHLVTLLDMWEGRGPLGDYWNDYKPAQSLLVSAEKVAEVRATSGNWNHAALATPNSMREVEPSVRFRLVSGLARTPTGNEDANT; encoded by the coding sequence ATGAACCGCCTGGAACAGTATCTGGCCGCCGTCGAAGCCGATCTGGTGGGCCCGGCGTGTGAACCCGATGAGCGCCTTGAGAAGGCGCGACCCTCCGACCGTTATCTGACGGGCATCCTCTTCCCGGAGCAGACGGAGGATCTCAGCGCCGAGACCTCTGCCGAGGAGGACGACGACCGGGACGAGACCACGGATGATGATCTTGGGCTCGACATCCCCGTGGCAATGAATGCCATGCGGCGGCCGGCATCCCTAGGGATCTCGTTCTGCATTCGCGGCAATCGCATCCGCCTGGAGGCCACCGCCGCACGCTACGTGAGGCGTTGGCTCTTGGCGGGGCAGGTTGTCCGCGAGGATCAGGGGCGGAGCAAGGAGTGCTGGATACGAGAGCCGCTGTCCTTCTCCCGGGACCTTGAGCTTCAAGAGGGGCTGTCTCAGGTGGAGGCAATCACGGGGCTGTGCTGGTGGGTACGGGTGCTCGGGCTCGGGTCCAACGTCCACCAAGTCACGGTGGTGCTGCAAAACACCCATGAATCGGTCGGGGGCCGGGTCGAGATGGAGGAGATGTCCTTCTTCCAGACCCGGTTCGAGGCGCGGGCCGGTTCGGGGGCGGAATTGTTGCCCCGTCATCCGTCGCGCCGCTGGCTCGATGACGACGGGCGCGCCAGCGCCCTCATCTACCGGAAGATGGAGGAATGGGCGGTGGGCCATACCTGCGCTGCCACCTGGGGAGAGGACGAGAGGGGCCGGTTCGTCGCCGCCACCTGGCTCCCCAGACAGCACGTGCCCTCCACGAGCGCAGATGGACACGAGCGCTTCGCCCGGGTCTCGACTGCGGTCACCGGAAGCTCTAGCGGAGCCTTTCAAGCCGAGGCACTTGCCTCTGCGGACCCGGAGCGGCTCCAGGCTCTGCTCTCGGTCGTGCCGCGCGCCTACCGCGAGTGGATCCAGGAGCAAAGAGAGCGCCTGGGGGAACTCTCTCTGGAGGAGGAGACGCAGGCCCAGGTGCACCTGACACGCGCGGATGAGATCGCGGGCCGGATCAAAGCGGGCATCGCCTGCCTCGATGAGGATGACAATGCGCGGCGCGCCTTCCAACTCGCCCACCGAGCCATGCTCATTCAACGGCGCTGGGGGAGTTCCAATCCGAAGCTGGCGCTTGAGTGGCGTCCCTTCCAGCTGGCCTTCCAACTGCTGGGAATCCCCGGGCTGGTGCATCCCGCCGCGGAGGATGGAGCACCTTCCCGCGAGCGACAGATCATGGACCTGCTGTGGTTCCCGACGGGCGGCGGAAAGACGGAGGCCTACCTGGGGCTCATCGCATTCCTGCTCCTCTTCCGGAGGCTGCGGGAGGGAGGCGAGCCGGATCGTGGCGCGGGGGTGGCGGCCATCATGCGCTATACCCTCCGGCTTCTGACGGTGCAGCAGTTCGAGCGCGCCTCGCGGATGGTTCTCGCATGCGAGCACCTGCGGCGCGAGGCTCATCGCGGGGGAGACGCCTCCCTGGGGGAGACGCCTTTCTCGATCGGGCTGTGGGTGGGAGGGGATGCCACGCCCAACCTGATCCAGACCGCACGAGAAAGTGAGTACGAGGCCAGGAAGGCCCGGCAGCTGACTCGCTGCCCCGCATGCCAGAATCCCGGGCTCGTCTGGGATTCACGCAGACAAGGGGACTACATCGTCGAATGCCGTGCAACTGGGTGCCCCCTCTCGGGCGCTCCGCTTCCCGTCCACACGATCGACGAGGTGATTTATCAACAGAGCCCCTCGCTGCTGATCGGAACTGTGGACAAGTTCGCGCAGATCGTCCGGAAGCAGCAGACGAGGCAGCTGTTCAGCGCGGCGAGTATTCCGCCCGAGCTGATCCTCCAGGACGAACTCCACCTCATTTCGGGCCCGCTCGGGACGGTGGTCGGGCTCTACGAAGCGGCCATCGATCAAATCTGCAGCCGGGACGGTATTCCTCCTAAAGTCGTGGGCAGCACTGCGACAATTCGCCGAGCGGAGGAGCAGGTGCGCGGACTCTTTAACCGGGAGGTCTCCCAATTCCCGCCTCCCGCCATTGACTGGGATGACTCCTGCTTCGCCGTACGGGACACGAAGGCCGCTGGACGCCTTTATGTCGGGGTGTCCACGGCGGGGCGCAGCCCTAAGTTCAGCCTGCAGGCTGTCTGCGCGGCACTGCTGCAACGGGCCGCGCCAGAAGAAGGCATCTTCCCGACCGACGCGGAGCGGGACCCCTACTGGACGCTGCTCGCGTATTTCAACTCGATGCGCGAACTGGGCGGCGCCCATGTGATGATGCTCGACGACGTCAATGACAGCATGACGGTCTACGCGCGCTCTCACGGTTGCAATACCCGTGAACGCATCGAGGAGCCGCTGGAGTTGACGAGCCGCGTCCCCTCGTCGGAGATTCCCGACACTCTCGCACGCCTTGAGAAGAGCCTGCCCCGGCAGGATGTCAGCGTGGTGCTCGCCACGAACATGATCTCAGTCGGTGTCGACATCCCACGATTGGGGCTGATGGTTATCAACGGCCAACCCAAGAGCATGGCCGAGTACATCCAGGCGAGTTCGCGTGTGGGCCGTGGCAATATTCCCGGGCTGATCGTCACCGTGTACAACGCGGGGCGGGCCCGGGATCGCTCTCACTACGAGGCGTTCCGTACGTGGCACCAGTCGCTGTATCGGGAGGTGGAGGCGACCTCGGTCACTCCCTTCGCGCCTCGCGCCCGGGACAAGGCGCTTCATGCAGCGCTGGTGGCCCTCGCACGGCACTTGGTGCCTGGCATGGGGAATGACGCCGAGCTGACCGCTGAGCGCCGCGAGGAACTGGAGCCGTACGCCCAGGCGCTCTACGAGCGGGCAGATGCCTGCGATCCGTACGAGGCGGAGGAGACTTGGGAGCATCTCGTGACGTTGCTGGACATGTGGGAAGGCCGCGGGCCCTTGGGTGACTACTGGAATGATTACAAGCCGGCACAGAGCCTGCTCGTGTCCGCGGAGAAGGTCGCGGAGGTCCGCGCGACGAGCGGGAATTGGAACCACGCCGCTCTCGCGACTCCCAATTCGATGCGTGAGGTGGAGCCGAGCGTTCGGTTCCGACTGGTCTCCGGTCTCGCGCGCACACCCACGGGGAATGAAGATGCCAACACCTAG
- the drmB gene encoding DUF1998 domain-containing protein produces MRRASGQGPTGPQVPQGPRIIGSVRRSHVASTFGPGAVVDFRAPASGAPLSGLVTGLEEWDRAAPNGRTGLLHFQRTYEPRLQRLLRVGGFRLPPVKEAADESWTDVLPVVRFPHWLMCPICERLAPAYEFSFDPNMPERRCASCSRDASTTYAVPVRFIVACENGHLDEFPWTRWIDCKCASPRLVLKTTGAGLAGKLVQCMNTDCSGSPRSLEGAFGKRALSTRGMWCAGKRPWLPTAPERGCTMAPQVVQRGASSVYYSAIESSLDIPPFSPNLSQVIGPYAEDVMKCSPEEWPAFIRINRLEEKSGTSKEELLRTFEEWRQWHEGKEADAPLEWAEYRQLNLSAQEPVDKGEFQTRPEPVPQELEPYIDSVVLARRLREVRALVGFNRIKPSSGPFRSDNNSRLGCISVQPPKWLPAVELRGEGIFIRFSENALEAWEGEKVRARAGWLASRRTNPHAEPADEALRTGPRFLLLHSFAHALMRQLSLTCGYSSAALRERLYVGNDPYDMCGVLIHTGSADSEGTLGGLVRQGKQAFLENTIREMLVSMAWCSSDPLCITCAVTLSSPDNLSACHACLLVPETSCQHFNLLLDRAMLVGTPEDPTVGYFNPLLAKSS; encoded by the coding sequence ATGAGGCGCGCTTCGGGGCAGGGCCCTACAGGTCCCCAGGTCCCGCAGGGCCCCCGGATCATCGGCAGCGTCCGACGCAGTCACGTGGCGAGTACCTTCGGGCCCGGAGCCGTGGTGGACTTCCGGGCGCCGGCTTCTGGCGCGCCACTCTCGGGCCTCGTCACGGGCCTAGAGGAATGGGATAGGGCCGCTCCGAACGGTCGCACAGGTTTGCTGCACTTCCAGAGAACGTACGAGCCCCGGCTGCAGCGCCTCCTCCGTGTGGGCGGGTTCCGGCTTCCTCCCGTCAAGGAGGCCGCAGACGAGTCGTGGACGGACGTGCTCCCGGTGGTGCGGTTTCCCCACTGGCTGATGTGTCCGATCTGCGAGCGCTTGGCCCCCGCCTACGAGTTTTCCTTCGACCCGAACATGCCCGAGCGTCGCTGCGCCAGTTGCTCCCGGGACGCATCTACCACCTATGCTGTCCCGGTCCGCTTCATCGTCGCCTGTGAGAATGGGCACCTGGACGAGTTCCCCTGGACGAGGTGGATAGACTGTAAGTGCGCTTCGCCGCGGCTGGTCCTGAAGACGACGGGGGCGGGTCTCGCTGGCAAGCTCGTGCAATGCATGAATACCGACTGCTCAGGCTCGCCGCGCTCCCTTGAGGGGGCCTTCGGGAAGAGGGCCCTGTCTACACGGGGAATGTGGTGCGCAGGCAAGAGGCCCTGGCTCCCGACTGCGCCGGAGCGGGGTTGCACAATGGCCCCGCAGGTCGTCCAGCGCGGCGCGTCCAGCGTGTACTACTCTGCCATCGAGTCCTCGCTCGACATTCCCCCGTTCTCCCCGAACCTCTCCCAGGTCATCGGCCCCTATGCCGAAGATGTGATGAAGTGCTCCCCGGAGGAATGGCCCGCTTTCATTCGCATCAATCGACTGGAGGAGAAGTCGGGGACGAGCAAGGAGGAACTCCTGCGCACCTTCGAGGAATGGCGCCAGTGGCACGAGGGCAAAGAGGCCGATGCTCCGCTGGAGTGGGCGGAGTACCGGCAGCTCAATCTGTCTGCGCAGGAGCCGGTCGACAAGGGTGAGTTCCAGACGAGACCGGAGCCCGTCCCACAGGAACTCGAGCCTTATATAGACTCCGTTGTCCTGGCACGGCGCCTGCGCGAGGTCCGTGCGCTCGTGGGCTTCAACCGGATCAAGCCGTCCTCGGGACCATTCCGGTCTGATAACAACAGCCGATTGGGATGCATCTCCGTGCAGCCCCCGAAGTGGCTTCCGGCAGTCGAGCTGCGAGGGGAGGGCATCTTCATCCGCTTCTCGGAGAATGCGCTAGAAGCCTGGGAGGGCGAGAAGGTGCGCGCGCGCGCGGGCTGGTTGGCGTCTCGCCGGACAAACCCACACGCGGAGCCCGCCGATGAGGCATTGAGGACGGGGCCGAGGTTCCTCCTGCTGCACTCGTTTGCGCACGCGCTGATGCGTCAGCTCTCCCTCACCTGTGGCTACAGCAGCGCGGCGCTACGCGAGCGCCTCTACGTCGGTAATGATCCGTATGACATGTGCGGCGTATTGATTCACACCGGAAGCGCCGACTCGGAGGGTACCCTTGGAGGACTGGTGCGACAGGGAAAGCAGGCGTTCCTTGAGAACACCATCCGGGAGATGTTGGTCTCCATGGCTTGGTGCTCCTCGGACCCGCTCTGCATCACGTGCGCAGTGACCTTGTCCTCGCCCGACAATCTCTCCGCTTGCCACGCGTGCCTCCTGGTACCGGAGACGTCGTGCCAGCATTTTAACTTGTTACTCGATCGCGCGATGCTTGTCGGCACGCCTGAGGACCCTACGGTTGGTTATTTCAATCCTCTTCTCGCAAAGAGTTCATGA